The following is a genomic window from Scleropages formosus chromosome 11, fSclFor1.1, whole genome shotgun sequence.
AGTTTTGATTTTCGTTAATGAATTTTAGGCTGTcacaaataaaattttgcaGTTCTAATTAAGAACTACGGCTCTGATTAGAAATCTGATTAGCTGAAGTGGCGGCGCTTGACGCAAATAAAGTTAAAGTCAAATTCCGAGCAGTAGATATTCGACAACAGACAGGTAGCCCGTGTAAAACGCTCTGAAATGTAGCGCTGTCGAAGAGCAGCATAGTGTTGCTGAGCAAAAGCAAGGAAGGGtgatacatttatttcaccGCCTCTCACTTAAGGGTTCAAAGGGTTTTATTAGCGGCGCTGTTAACTTAATGTAACTTAAAATACGAAACACGTCACAggcagtggaaaaaaagtgcCAAGGGGCCAAGGtgtttgttaaataatgtaTAAAACGCAGCGAGATTTACGCAATGGTTCACCCACGCATTACGCATCACGCATTGCCGGAGAGCCGAGCCCCACGGAGCGGATAAAAGGCGCCCGGACGCCCGGGGCTGCGCGTCGCAGCTGAGCGCGGACCTGAGCGAGAACTTGGGTCACCTCGCTGCGGAAgacactccctccctccctccctccagcacCATGGAGAGCTCCAGACTGTGGGGCAAAGCTGCGGTTTGCGCCCTGATCTTCTTCGTGCTCGCCGGCGCGCAAAGCCGCGATTCGGAGCTGGAGCTGGACTTGGAGGAACGAGCCCTAAGAAACTTGTACCCCAAAGACCCGAACCCGGCCAACGAAAAACAGCTTGTAAGTTCAAAGAGCCGCCTTTGCTGTTATGATCGCGTGAAGAGCGCGAGCAAGTTCCGTTTTTAGGAATTTTCCCGGCATACGGAGACATTCCAATCATTCTGTCATCGTTAATGGGAGCTGCCGTGGCGTGAAACGCGAAATGTACAATTCATAGCCATCTGTTGTGTATTGCATAGAAAAatgtgctcgtgtgtgtgtgtgttttgcaattCCAACAGCTTGGAGCTCTGCAAGAAGTCCTGGAAAAGCTGCAGACTAAACGAATTCCACCTTGGGAAAAGAAATTCGGACAAGTGCCCACGGTAAATATATAACAcgcttctcccatgatctcttaagttcatgtaaggtgtaaaatatatatttaaaaaaaaaaaaaaaaaaaaaaagattactaggaaggcgatcaggaatcgtcgatattctgataaagttttacgcagctactcgtgtgatgaacatcggttcatatggaggaaagaaactaactgtaagAATCACACGTGtccaactatgtctctttctcctaatgtaacgcacacagttttctctgagatgtgtgtcgctttggagaaaagtgtctgtctactaaatgaataaatgtaacgcaaATAAGAGAGTAGCAGTAAACGTAGCAGGTGGTTACGGGCTGCTGCTTTAAGACGGGAAGTtagttggttcgaatcccactgctACACTCTCACCTTGAACTAATACGGTAAAGAATACCCTGCTGGATAAACCGGGTAAATCATTATTTTGACACCTCTGGAAAGGTGTGAGCTACATAATTAAAGGTGTTTAATAACGCGACGGAGACTATATGCTAGCAGTTGGTCCGCGCAAATGtttgagagtgtgtgtctgtgtgtgtgtgtgtgtgtgtgtgtgtgtgtctctgcagtgtgACGTGGGGAAGCAGTGCGCTGTGAGGAAAGGAGCCCGAATCGGCAAAATGTGCGACTGTCCACGTGGGACTTTTTGCAACTTTTTCCTGCTGAAGTGCTtgtaaaaaacttaaaaaaaaaaaaaaaaaaaaacacgaccTGGAGCACACTTGAGTTTGGGCTTAAAGGgaaatgagatttaaaaaatatatatatatatacagtatatatgataTTATTTATACCcttgttttgtaaaatacagATCAGTACCAGTTTAAGGTTTACAGAGCCTTTCTGCTAAACATTTCTTCACATGTCTTTGTTTTGTGAGCAGTTGTTTTAGTGCGAGTGAGCTTGGAggatattaaaatatgttgttctgttttctaaaaGCAGACTATGTGGTCAGTGAATTTACTGGTTGGGCTACAAGACAGAAACAACTGACTACCGTGCCCTCAAGTGTCTGTGTTATCATTTACACACCACCACTGAATTTGCTtgtcaggagaaaaaaaaaacagcattaaaaaaaaacattaattttgcatattGATTTGGTAAACGttcagtttttaaatgcaaGCTCTGAACACCCTTGTTAAAAAATTGAACACGGGtgattgctttttatttcatggaaaggaaataaaagaaccACTAGTCTTGCAAAACAcatgatttatgcatttgtttcaGTGTATTACATCCAGAAATCGATAAAGGAGAATATGAATTTCATTAATATGtcaattaaaaaggaaaactttacttaatgtgaaaataattcCCTACAATATTTAGCAAAATACCTGTCTTAAAAATACTGGCACATTACAGGAAGTCTTCATATTAAACAGTCAGGAAAGTGACAAAGACCAAAGCATGTTTTACAATGACAggatataatttcattttattagcAGTTTGCAAAGCAGACAGATGAGCTTGATTAAACTGCGGAAATCTTTATAAGAATTAAATTCCTGTGTCTGCAGGGCAGTGAAGTGACCAGGCTTTCAATTCACAGAACCACATCTGTTCTACTCCTGGACGTTAACATACATGATTCAGTAATTACTCAAACTATTACTCCCATGGTGGCTGTAAAAAGCAATAGTAGCATGAATTACATAAACTAATCTGGCAGTTTCACCTCCTAACATCATCCAGTGGTCTATCCTAGACATTATGAGTGCTGTGACTTAATTTGGTCAATGTCTTATTATTCTCTTAAATCATTTAACTTGAAATTTTCACGTAGAATTAAAATGCACTACAAACAGAGTTACCTGGatcctggaaaaaaattatttaaattaatttataactgcaactctttaatttttttgttattttaacctGTGCTGTGCACAGTCTAATTTCACTCTTTGTAAAATATAAGACCCATACCAAAGGACCACAAGACTTTTCAGCTTTCTAATGACACAAAGTTTTGGGAAACCTTTATTTGCACCTATGTTGCCTGCTTGCTCTTCAGTCCCTGCAGTTTTTCgatgaaaagtgtcagttcTAGCAAATGAAGGGCCTTGCTCTATAGAAACTTGGTCGCAATTTCTACAGCAAAACACTGAATAATGCACAGTATAACAACATAGATGTGGCTTATAATACAGCACTTGAAGTTTCTTCTTCAGTTACTTGAAACATTTACTGTTGCTATAAATGTTTACTACATTAACTAAATAGTCAGAATATTGTAACGTAAACTGTAGTTTTATTCTTATCAACTAGCTCCTTGTATTAGGAACAGCTAGGTTACACACTTTGGAGACAAATATTTTCTAGTTTAGTTTTAACtgcatttccttcattttcccTCATCTGTTTTCTAAAACTTCTGCTTATTGTGGAACAAATGCTGCCTATATTTATGTGCACAATGGAGAGTTggcagaaaaatgcaaacaaacagaataaTGGAGTGCATGAGCGTTGGCGATCAATAGCAAGATGACGAATGTTGTACATATTTATGGCATGAATCATTCAACAATGGGAACTGAACAGCAGTCTGTGgagacctgtttttttttttttattattttcagccaTATTAATTTAGGTTCAGGtcaatcaaaataaatttttcaaagtatttattattgtaatcCCATCTATAGATTTCACAGAACCTAATCAATAAACAATTCCAGTGATTTATGTattcttcttacatttattgtgACTGAGAAACTCTGAACTAAGATGAAAAACCAGTGAATTACAGTAAACCTGCATCTCTTCTATTCGTTGCTGACAAAACAGCTTGGGAGATAAAATACCACAAaccatatttttccattatattttcACCCATGCAAAGTCAAGATGCAGCAAAGACAGCATGATGTATATGTGAtggatttattttcttcttattgAAATTTGATCTCCATTGGCACCAAATTAACCATCAACTACTTCAAGTGTTAATATGGAGACATTAAAAGATGGAGACACAAAAGAATGCCATTAAGGTGTCTTGtaatttaaacaaacacatcatCTACTTAAGTCAGCCAGCCATTTACCCCTACGAGCCAAACATAAAGCTGACACTGTGAAACAAGCTTTTGAGAAATGTATGACAATGTCCCACAGTACCTGGCTCACAAGTCTATGGTATAACACAACAGACAATTCGAAGAGCAGCTAACATGCAATGGAAACATTCCTAAATCAAAGACCAGTCTCtatttataataatgaaaaactaattttcactgaaatcactttacatttgttacatttcctTATATTCATAGATACCACACgccactgtttttttccctttcccataATCTCAACCTGGTTATGCAACCAGCTTGCATCTCATTTCTTGTCAAACCTGGAAAAAAGCTGTTACAACACTGTACACTGAAGTTAATGCTGCTCCTACAacctcttttaaaaatgtttcatctagagataaaaaatacattaatctcTCTAAATGCAAAAAGACATAGGGTCTTTATGTTCCTTTCTATTAAAAGGTAAAAACCAGTCACTTCCACCATCCATATGTGTAATAAAATAGCCCATGTCAGATAGTGGAAGTTGCTTGTGAGGGGCAGTACTGgttcagaaatgtattaatgGGTCTGTGAATaaagtcaaagaaaagaaagctAAAGTCCTTTAAGGACAGCAAACAGACAAGTTTCATTGAAATGACGTAGCGCATTTGGAGAATAGTCAGGACAGAACATTGTATAAACAAACAGTAGGCTTAATGACTGCACCTACAATCACATCATTCATCTTTCCATAAATCACAAGTGAAAGCAGTCCCAGTTTTTCCTTCTCACTGAACATTCGCTCAGCCAAATAGTACTTGTGAAAATACTCTTCATATATGAATAA
Proteins encoded in this region:
- the LOC108941042 gene encoding cocaine- and amphetamine-regulated transcript protein-like codes for the protein MESSRLWGKAAVCALIFFVLAGAQSRDSELELDLEERALRNLYPKDPNPANEKQLLGALQEVLEKLQTKRIPPWEKKFGQVPTCDVGKQCAVRKGARIGKMCDCPRGTFCNFFLLKCL